A region from the Hippopotamus amphibius kiboko isolate mHipAmp2 chromosome 15, mHipAmp2.hap2, whole genome shotgun sequence genome encodes:
- the LOC130837382 gene encoding olfactory receptor 7D4-like, which yields MQQINKHTNYMGAGNHTGASQFLLLGLSDDPELQPLLFGVLLSMYLVTVLENILIILAISSDSHLHTPMYFFLANLSFVDICFVSTTVPKTLVNIQAQSKDISYIGCLTQVYFFMIFAVMDGFLLTVMAYDRFVAICHPLHYTVIMNPRLCCLLVLMCWFIIFWVALLHILLLRQLTFCIVTEIPHFFCELAQILKVACSDTLINNIFMFVASALLGVFPLTGIIFSYSRIVSSLMRISSAMGKYKAFSTCGSHLCVVSLYYGTSLGVYLSSDTTLSSQRSSIASIMYTVVTPMLNPFIYSLRNKDVKGALASLLSRGAPCL from the exons atgcagcaaataaataa ACACACCAACTACATGGGAGCAGGAAACCATACGGGAGCATCACAAttcctcctcctgggcctctcagaTGATCCTGAACTGCAGCCCCTACTTTTTGGCGTGTTACTgtccatgtacctggtcaccgTGCTTGAGAACATTCTCATCATCCTGGCCATCAGCtctgactcccacctccacacccccatgtacttcttcctcgccaacctgtcctttgtagacatctgttttGTCTCCACCACTGTCCCAAAGACTCTAGTGAACATCCAGGCACAGAGCAAGGACATCTCATACATAGGATGCCTCACTCAGGTGtacttttttatgatttttgctGTAATGGATGGTTTTCTCCtaactgtgatggcctatgaccggtttgtggccatctgccaccccctgcactacacGGTCATCATGAACCCTCGCCTCTGTTGCCTCCTGGTTCTGATGTGTTGGTTCATCATCTTCTGGGTTGCCCTTCTTCATATCCTTCTCTTGAGGCAGCTGACCTTCTGCATTGTCACTGAAATTCCACATTTCTTCTGTGAACTGGCTCAGATCCTCAAGGTGGCCTGCTCTGACACCCTCATCAATAACATCTTCATGTTTGTGGCATCTGCACTGCTGGGTGTGTTTCCCCTCACTGGAATCATCTTCTCTTACTCTCGAATTGTCTCCTCTTTAATGAGAATCTCCTCTGCCATgggaaaatataaagcattttccacctgtgggTCTCATCTCTGTGTTGTCTCTTTGTACTATGGGACAAGCCTTGGGGTCTATCTCAGTTCTGATACGACTCTTTCTTCCCAGAGAAGCTCCATTGCTTCTATAATGTACACCGTGGTGACCCCCAtgttgaaccccttcatctacagcctgaggaacaagGATGTGAAGGGAGCCCTGGCAAGCCTCCTCAGCCGAGGTGCCCCTTGTCTGTGA